CGGGCAAGTACTTCAACTTCATCCCTTACGGGGTCCGGCGGGACACCGAGACCATCGACTATGAGCAGCTGGCCAGACTGGCTGCGGAGCACCGCCCGAAGCTGATCGTCGCCGGGGCCAGCGCCTATCCGCGGGTCATCGAATTTGCCCGGATCGCCGAGATCGCCAAGGGTGTCGGGGCCCTGTTCATGGTGGACATGGCCCACATCGCCGGCTTGGTGGCGACCGGGGTTCATCCCTCGCCGGTGCCGTACGCCGACTTCGTCACCACGACCACTCACAAGACCCTGCGCGGACCGCGCGGCGGGCTCATCCTCTGCCGGGCGCAGTACGCCGAGGCCATCGACAAGGCCGTCTTCCCAGGCATCCAGGGCGGCCCGCTGATGCATGTCATCGCCGCCAAGGCCGTCTCCTTCGGCCTCGATCTCCGGGCCGACTTCGTGGATTACCAGAAACAGGTGGTCAAGAACGCCCAGGCGATGGCCGCGACGATGGTCGAGGAAGGCTTCCGGCTGGTCTCCGGCGGTACCGACAACCACCTCATCCTGGTCGACGTGGGCGTCCGCGACCTTACCGGCAAGAAGGCCGAGACGATGCTGGGGGAAGCGGCGATCACGGTGAACAAGAACACCATCCCCTACGACACCAGGGGAGCCAAGTCGGCCAGCGGCATCCGAGTCGGGACGCCGGCCGTGACCACCCGCGGGATGAAGGAGAAAGAGATGAAGGCCATCGGCCGGCTGATGGGCGACGTGCTCCTGCGCGGGGCCGCGCCGGCGGAAGTCCGCCAGAAGGTCCTCGAGCTATGCCAAGCCTTCCCGCTATACGAGGGGCTGCCGGTCTGACGCGACCGGGCTCGGGCGGCCGGCCTGAGGTTGACGACCTGAGGCCGGGGCCACGATCGGGTCCGGCCACCAACAAGACATAGAACCGGAGGTTACAACTCGTGGTCGACCTTCACCAAAGCCGCAACGAGACGATAGTCGTCGCCTTGGGTGGCAATGCTATTCTCCAGCCCGGTCAGGCCGGCTCGGCCGAAGAGCAGTTGGCCAACGTCGATCGGACCTGCCGGCAGATCGCCAGGATGATCCAGGCCGGCTACCGGGTGGTCGTCACCCATGGGAACGGCCCGCAGGTCGGCAACATCCTGATCCAGAACGCCGAAGCCGCCAAGATGGTCCCGGC
This DNA window, taken from Bacillota bacterium, encodes the following:
- the glyA gene encoding serine hydroxymethyltransferase; protein product: MDRYSQKGLRAVDPEVALAIENELTRQREGLELIASENYAPAEVMWAQGSVMTNKYAEGLPAARYYGGCEYVDVVENLARDRAKKLFGADHANVQPHSGAQANTSVYFAMLKPGDTVLGMDLSHGGHLTHGHPLNLSGKYFNFIPYGVRRDTETIDYEQLARLAAEHRPKLIVAGASAYPRVIEFARIAEIAKGVGALFMVDMAHIAGLVATGVHPSPVPYADFVTTTTHKTLRGPRGGLILCRAQYAEAIDKAVFPGIQGGPLMHVIAAKAVSFGLDLRADFVDYQKQVVKNAQAMAATMVEEGFRLVSGGTDNHLILVDVGVRDLTGKKAETMLGEAAITVNKNTIPYDTRGAKSASGIRVGTPAVTTRGMKEKEMKAIGRLMGDVLLRGAAPAEVRQKVLELCQAFPLYEGLPV